The genomic segment GTGTGTAGAATCGGGACATTCATTTGCCACGATTCTTGTCACCCCGAACTGCGAGCCACCCGATGCCCAGCCGCGCTGAAACCGAGTACCGCTACGAAAAATTGACCTGGCCCGAAATCAATGATGCGGTCGATCTCGGCAAGGTCTGTATCATTCCCGTAGGTGCGGTCGAACAGCATGGTCCGCATTTGCCGTTGGACGTTGATTTGGTCTGTCCCGGCGGCGTTGCTCAGGGTGCCGGGCAAGAAATGACGGATAAAATTCTGGTCCTGCCCACGATCCCCTATGGCTACACCGGGCATGTGATGGATTTTCCCGGAACGATCAACACGCACTACGAGACGTTCATCCGCCAAGTGCTCGACGTTACGAAGTCGTTGGCGTACCACGGCTTTAAGAAGATCATTCTGCTCAACGGGCATGGTTCGAATATGCCCAACTTGGATCTCGCGGCGCGGCGCACCAATCTGGAAACCGATGCGGAATGCGTGTTGGCGGCTTGGTGGCAACTACTCACAGTCGATCCGGAGTTCATTCCCAGTTGGCGGGAAAGCAAATTCCCCGGAGGTTGTGCGCATGCGGGCGAACTTGAGACGTCGATGTATCTGTATCTGGACGGCGACAATGTTCGCAAGGATTTGATCAAAAGCGGCGTGATCTCTTTCAACGAAGAGGAGAGCCCTTTCAACTGGGTTGATGTCTTCTCCGCTGGCCCGGCGACGCTCGTTTCCTGGACGAGCAGTTACTCCGATACGGGCGTGTTGGGCGAAGCGGAATTGGCCACTGCGGAAAAAGGGGAGCGCGTGTATCGCGAAGCGGTCAAACAACTCTGCGCTTTCGTGAACTACTTCGGCCCGCG from the Symmachiella macrocystis genome contains:
- a CDS encoding creatininase family protein, which produces MPSRAETEYRYEKLTWPEINDAVDLGKVCIIPVGAVEQHGPHLPLDVDLVCPGGVAQGAGQEMTDKILVLPTIPYGYTGHVMDFPGTINTHYETFIRQVLDVTKSLAYHGFKKIILLNGHGSNMPNLDLAARRTNLETDAECVLAAWWQLLTVDPEFIPSWRESKFPGGCAHAGELETSMYLYLDGDNVRKDLIKSGVISFNEEESPFNWVDVFSAGPATLVSWTSSYSDTGVLGEAELATAEKGERVYREAVKQLCAFVNYFGPRPKDQRGRHQRHAPSMPIPWGQRPIED